A stretch of Lactuca sativa cultivar Salinas chromosome 6, Lsat_Salinas_v11, whole genome shotgun sequence DNA encodes these proteins:
- the LOC111887517 gene encoding uncharacterized protein LOC111887517, translating to MKIKGGYMLLAFLCAYVLVVSSVIAKSSEDDERKGKLVGKTQGGGGGGGGGKDGWGGYGNGGKGGGCGGGGFGGWGGYGCVGKGGWSGGGGGPGGGGHGGSSGGHGGSSGGHGGGGGQGGGGKGGWSGGGGGQGGGGKGGWNGGGQGGGDKGGWSGGGGKGGWSGGGQGGGGKGGWSGGGGGQGGGGKGGWSGGGGGGGGHGGWGGGSGGGGGKGGSGGAEIGKAN from the exons ATGAAAATCAAAGGTGGTTATATGTTGTTGGCTTTTTTGTGTGCATATGTTCTTGTTGTTTCTTCTGTAATTGCTAAAAGTTCTGAAGATGATGAGAGAAAAG GGAAATTAGTTGGGAAGACAcaaggaggtggtggaggtggaggtggaggtaAGGATGGTTGGGGTGGGTATGGAAATGGAGGAAAAGGTGGCGGATGCGGTGGTGGTGGTTTTGGAGGATGGGGTGGTTATGGATGTGTAGGTAAGGGAGGATggagtggtggaggtggtggcccTGGAGGTGGCGGTCATGGAGGATCAAGTGGCGGTCATGGAGGATCAAGTGGCGGTCATGGAGGAGGTGGCGGTCAAGGAGGAGGTGGCAAGGGAGGATGgagcggaggaggtggtggtcaAGGAGGAGGTGGTAAGGGAGGATGGAATGGTGGAGGTCAAGGCGGAGGTGACAAGGGAGGATGGAGCGGAGGAGGTGGTAAGGGAGGATGGAGTGGTGGAGGTCAAGGAGGAGGTGGTAAGGGAGGGTggagtggtggaggtggtggtcaAGGAGGAGGTGGCAAGGGAGGATGGAgcggtggaggtggaggtggtggtggtcatGGAGGATGGGGCGGCGGcagtggtggtggcggaggaaAGGGTGGCTCCGGAGGTGCTGAAATTGGAAAAGCTAACTAA